A genomic segment from Glycine max cultivar Williams 82 chromosome 1, Glycine_max_v4.0, whole genome shotgun sequence encodes:
- the SLE3 gene encoding protein SLE3: MASHQQNKQELDERARQGETVVPGGTGGKSLEAQQHLAEGRSRGGKTRKEQLGTEGYHEMGRKGGLSTMDKSGEERAQEEAIDIDESKFRTGNNQDKNQNK; the protein is encoded by the exons ATGGCATCTCATCAACAAAACAAGCAAGAGCTTGATGAAAGGGCAAGGCAAGGAGAGACTGTTGTTCCGGGTGGCACTGGTGGCAAGAGCCTTGAGGCTCAGCAACATCTTGCTGAAG GAAGGAGCAGGGGAGGGAAAACAAGGAAGGAGCAGCTGGGGACAGAAGGGTACCATGAAATGGGACGCAAAGGTGGGTTGAGCACTATGGACAAGTCAGGAGAAGAACGTGCTCAAGAGGAAGCCATTGACATCGATGAGTCCAAGTTCAGGACTGGTAATAACCAAGACAAGAACCAGAACAAGTGA